In one Umezawaea sp. Da 62-37 genomic region, the following are encoded:
- a CDS encoding GDSL-type esterase/lipase family protein has product MLTNSYPARKPTTAVRRAKPLIALLLTAAFAVTTAPIAAAATAPTDPNVRYFGRWNTANSAAYVSEWAGAYVLVGFTGRTVKLKQRNAIDFFVSIDGGADVSYTNRSGTVDLTPTPLATGNHTLRVSYRPIAGSYKGDAVFQGLELDSGAKTFAPSTPSKLIEFVGDSITVGQLSSKQALTAYGWLIGERLGAAHTQIAVGGACLVSAADGCIGMSDRFLRTGLQADAANWNFSRYRADAVVINLGTNDVGHSVTKEQFQSAYVTLIRRAREKYPNAAIFALQTFRKRFIPETQAAVQTVNDPKVKFVNTDGWIVEATDTADNVHPNDQGHRKIADRLAPIISAALGS; this is encoded by the coding sequence GTGCTCACCAACTCGTACCCGGCACGAAAACCCACCACCGCGGTTCGCCGCGCCAAACCGCTCATCGCACTCCTCCTCACAGCGGCGTTCGCCGTCACGACGGCCCCGATCGCCGCCGCGGCCACCGCGCCGACCGACCCGAACGTGCGCTACTTCGGCCGCTGGAACACGGCCAACTCCGCCGCCTACGTCTCCGAGTGGGCGGGCGCGTACGTGCTCGTCGGCTTCACCGGTCGAACGGTGAAGCTCAAGCAGCGCAACGCCATCGACTTCTTCGTCAGCATCGACGGCGGCGCGGACGTCTCCTACACCAACCGCAGCGGCACGGTCGACCTCACGCCGACCCCGCTCGCCACGGGCAACCACACCCTGAGGGTCTCCTACCGCCCCATCGCGGGCTCCTACAAGGGCGACGCCGTCTTCCAGGGCCTGGAACTCGACTCCGGGGCCAAGACGTTCGCGCCGTCCACGCCCTCGAAGCTGATCGAGTTCGTCGGCGACTCCATCACCGTGGGTCAGCTGTCGTCGAAGCAGGCGCTGACGGCGTACGGCTGGCTCATCGGTGAACGCCTCGGCGCGGCGCACACGCAGATAGCCGTCGGCGGCGCGTGCCTGGTGTCGGCGGCCGACGGCTGCATCGGGATGAGCGACCGCTTCCTCCGCACCGGCCTGCAGGCGGACGCGGCGAACTGGAACTTCTCCCGCTACCGCGCGGACGCCGTGGTGATCAACCTGGGCACCAACGACGTCGGGCACAGCGTGACGAAGGAGCAGTTCCAGAGCGCCTACGTGACGCTGATCCGCCGGGCTCGGGAGAAGTACCCGAACGCGGCCATCTTCGCGCTCCAGACGTTCCGCAAGCGGTTCATCCCCGAGACGCAGGCCGCCGTGCAGACCGTCAACGACCCCAAGGTGAAGTTCGTCAACACCGACGGGTGGATCGTCGAGGCGACCGACACGGCCGACAACGTGCACCCGAACGACCAGGGGCACCGCAAGATCGCCGACCGCCTGGCACCGATCATCTCGGCGGCACTGGGCTCCTGA
- a CDS encoding acyl-CoA dehydrogenase: MASTILSRRDLEFLLHEWLDVTALTSRPRFREHSRETFDAVLELSEEIATEHFAPHNKMSDAREPVMRPDGTVEVIDEVARALKVFADAGLTAAQFDEEIGGMQLPAVLARASMCWFQAANAGTSSYPLLTVGNANLLVEYGTPEQVEQWVRPMLEGRFYGTMCLSETGAGSSLADITTKALPQDDGTYRVSGTKMWISGGDHQLSENIVHLVLAKVPGGGPGVKGISLLVVPKFLADGTRNDVTLVGLNHKMGNRGTTNTVLAFGDGTHPVNGEPGAVGYLVGDRHRGLAYMFHMMNEARVGVGFLATALGYTGYLKSVEYAKSRTQGRPPAAKDPAAKPVRLIEHADVRRMLLAQKSYVEGALALGLYCSLLIDEHDTAETAAGRERAGVLLDVLTPIAKSWPAQWCLEANSLAIQVHGGYGYTRDYDVEQFYRDNRLNQIHEGTHGIQGLDLLGRKVVADGGAGLRLLADTIGATVARAEAGDPALAEHAAAVAVATRRLVDVTKVLWSVGDPTTTLANSSIYLEAAGHVVVAWMWLEQLLAVGAKQGAFYDGKRQAARYFLRYELPKTTAQFDLLAALDRTTVDTEPDWF; the protein is encoded by the coding sequence ATGGCGTCAACGATCCTGTCCCGCCGGGATCTCGAGTTCCTCCTCCACGAGTGGCTCGACGTGACGGCGCTGACCTCGCGGCCGCGGTTCCGGGAGCATTCGCGGGAGACGTTCGACGCGGTGCTGGAGTTGAGCGAGGAGATCGCGACCGAGCACTTCGCGCCGCACAACAAGATGTCGGACGCGCGGGAGCCGGTGATGCGCCCGGACGGCACGGTCGAGGTGATCGACGAGGTGGCGCGGGCGCTGAAGGTGTTCGCGGACGCGGGGTTGACGGCGGCGCAGTTCGACGAGGAGATCGGTGGGATGCAGTTGCCCGCGGTGTTGGCGCGGGCGTCGATGTGCTGGTTCCAGGCGGCGAACGCGGGCACGTCGAGCTATCCGCTGCTGACGGTGGGCAACGCGAACCTGCTGGTCGAGTACGGCACACCGGAGCAGGTGGAGCAGTGGGTCCGGCCGATGCTGGAGGGCCGGTTCTACGGCACGATGTGCCTGTCCGAGACCGGTGCGGGTTCCTCGCTGGCCGACATCACGACCAAGGCGCTGCCCCAGGACGACGGAACGTACCGGGTGAGCGGCACCAAGATGTGGATCTCCGGCGGTGACCACCAACTGTCGGAGAACATCGTGCACCTGGTGCTGGCGAAGGTGCCCGGCGGGGGACCGGGGGTGAAGGGGATCTCGCTGCTGGTGGTGCCGAAGTTCCTGGCCGACGGCACCCGCAACGACGTGACGCTGGTCGGCCTCAACCACAAGATGGGCAACCGCGGCACGACGAACACCGTGCTCGCCTTCGGCGACGGCACCCATCCGGTGAACGGCGAGCCCGGCGCGGTCGGCTACCTCGTCGGCGACCGGCACCGCGGCCTGGCCTACATGTTCCACATGATGAACGAGGCGCGGGTCGGTGTCGGCTTCCTGGCGACCGCCCTCGGCTACACCGGCTACCTGAAGTCCGTCGAGTACGCCAAGTCCCGCACGCAGGGCCGCCCGCCCGCGGCGAAGGACCCGGCCGCGAAGCCGGTGCGGCTCATCGAGCACGCCGACGTCCGGCGGATGCTGCTGGCGCAGAAGTCGTACGTGGAGGGCGCGCTGGCGCTGGGCCTGTACTGCTCGCTGCTGATCGACGAGCACGACACCGCCGAGACCGCCGCCGGACGCGAGCGCGCCGGGGTGCTGCTCGACGTGCTGACGCCCATCGCGAAGAGCTGGCCCGCGCAGTGGTGCCTGGAGGCGAACAGCCTCGCGATCCAGGTGCACGGCGGCTACGGCTACACCCGCGACTACGACGTGGAGCAGTTCTACCGGGACAACCGGCTCAACCAGATCCACGAGGGCACCCACGGCATCCAGGGCCTGGACCTGTTGGGGCGCAAGGTCGTGGCGGACGGCGGGGCGGGGCTGCGGCTGCTCGCGGACACCATCGGCGCGACGGTGGCCCGAGCGGAGGCGGGCGATCCCGCGCTGGCCGAGCACGCGGCCGCGGTGGCCGTGGCGACGCGACGGCTGGTCGACGTCACGAAGGTCCTGTGGTCGGTGGGGGATCCCACGACGACGCTGGCCAACTCCTCGATCTACCTGGAGGCCGCCGGGCACGTGGTGGTCGCCTGGATGTGGCTGGAGCAGCTGCTGGCCGTCGGCGCCAAGCAGGGCGCGTTCTACGACGGCAAGCGCCAGGCGGCCCGGTACTTCCTGCGCTACGAGCTGCCGAAGACCACCGCCCAGTTCGACCTGCTCGCCGCGCTCGACCGGACCACGGTCGACACCGAGCCCGACTGGTTCTAA
- a CDS encoding DUF4253 domain-containing protein, producing the protein MTSEPPLPAELRDLFTDSTDGRSLAVGLPPGRAVVSEEEEGGRPAFWLSDKPAPEGLWARLHAEHARSGLWPLLLDALDDDDEEYRPWGNGEVLPGDMSSPGGHDPAKLLAEWWTDYTAENDDDSLTPTERLAVTAPYGRAWPGLSPVPPARIAPDRAADGLAEQLLAGHTSMRLGLVAAPRGADALTAAGWTGPMNYTNDTAEVSAVLRSWEDRFGARVVGLGFATLVLSISSPPATHAEALTIAAEHFAFCPDNIWQGAETLSAYAERLINDHSWAFWWD; encoded by the coding sequence GTGACATCCGAACCACCGCTTCCCGCCGAGCTGCGGGACCTGTTCACCGACAGCACCGACGGACGATCGCTGGCAGTCGGCCTACCGCCGGGCCGGGCCGTGGTCTCCGAGGAGGAGGAAGGCGGCAGGCCCGCGTTCTGGCTCAGCGACAAGCCCGCGCCCGAGGGCCTGTGGGCGCGGCTGCACGCCGAGCACGCCAGGTCCGGGCTGTGGCCGCTGCTGCTCGACGCGCTGGACGACGACGACGAGGAGTACCGCCCGTGGGGCAACGGGGAGGTGCTGCCCGGTGACATGTCCTCCCCCGGCGGCCACGACCCCGCGAAGCTGCTGGCCGAGTGGTGGACCGACTACACCGCCGAGAACGACGACGACTCCCTCACCCCGACCGAACGCCTCGCCGTCACCGCCCCCTACGGCCGCGCCTGGCCCGGCCTCTCCCCCGTCCCGCCGGCCCGCATCGCCCCCGACCGCGCCGCCGACGGCCTGGCCGAACAACTCCTCGCAGGCCACACCTCCATGCGCCTCGGCTTGGTCGCGGCCCCCCGCGGCGCCGACGCCCTCACCGCCGCGGGCTGGACCGGCCCGATGAACTACACCAACGACACCGCCGAAGTGTCCGCGGTGCTCCGGAGCTGGGAAGACCGCTTCGGCGCCCGAGTCGTCGGCCTCGGCTTCGCCACCCTCGTGCTCAGCATCTCCTCCCCACCCGCCACCCACGCCGAGGCGCTCACCATCGCCGCCGAACACTTCGCCTTCTGCCCCGACAACATCTGGCAGGGCGCCGAAACCCTGTCCGCCTACGCCGAACGCCTGATCAACGACCACTCCTGGGCCTTCTGGTGGGACTGA
- a CDS encoding class I SAM-dependent methyltransferase, whose amino-acid sequence MRQDEIWDAEAAAGYDTPGSGMFAPEVLTPVVDRLADLADGGRVLEFAIGTGRVAVPLAERGVPVTGVELSEPMVAELRRKVDETAVPVVVGDMATTLVPGEFTLVYLVYNTISNLLTQDEQVDCFLNAARHLVPGGRFVVELGVPDLRVLPPGQAGAVFGTAPGYIGLDTYDLVPQHLTSHHFRFDPGPGREARLFRSTHRYAWPAELDLMARIAGFGLESRHADWVGTPFTGESRSHVSVYRLRGDSAGG is encoded by the coding sequence ATGCGACAGGACGAGATCTGGGACGCGGAAGCCGCCGCGGGGTACGACACGCCCGGTAGCGGCATGTTCGCGCCGGAAGTGCTGACGCCCGTGGTCGACCGGCTCGCGGACCTCGCCGACGGCGGTCGGGTGCTGGAGTTCGCCATCGGGACCGGTCGGGTGGCCGTGCCGCTGGCCGAGCGCGGTGTGCCGGTGACGGGGGTCGAGTTGTCCGAGCCGATGGTCGCCGAGCTCCGCCGGAAGGTCGACGAGACGGCGGTGCCGGTGGTCGTCGGGGACATGGCGACCACCCTGGTGCCGGGCGAGTTCACGCTGGTCTACCTCGTGTACAACACGATCTCCAACCTGCTGACCCAGGACGAGCAGGTCGACTGCTTCCTCAACGCCGCCCGCCACCTCGTGCCGGGCGGCCGTTTCGTGGTCGAACTGGGCGTGCCGGACCTGCGCGTGCTCCCACCGGGCCAGGCCGGGGCGGTGTTCGGCACCGCCCCCGGCTACATCGGCCTCGACACCTACGACCTCGTGCCGCAGCACCTCACCTCCCACCACTTCCGCTTCGACCCCGGCCCCGGCCGCGAGGCCCGCCTGTTCCGCAGCACTCACCGCTACGCGTGGCCCGCCGAACTGGACCTGATGGCGCGGATCGCCGGGTTCGGCCTGGAGAGCAGGCACGCCGACTGGGTCGGCACCCCGTTCACCGGCGAGTCCCGCTCGCACGTGTCGGTGTACCGGCTGCGCGGGGATTCGGCGGGCGGCTGA